In the Nitrospirota bacterium genome, one interval contains:
- the ligA gene encoding NAD-dependent DNA ligase LigA: MDKIEAGIRVNQLREEINYHNYLYYVLDSPEISDAEYDRLMRELVGLEKSFPELIIPDSPTQRVGAKPLTEFKPVSHTIPMLSLSNTETEEETFEFDRRIRRFLNVSEDESIEYVAETKLDGLAVEVVYEHGRFTVGSTRGDGFTGEDVTLNLRTIKTIPLNLISKYEEVQERVEVRGEVFMRLHDFREMNREREEAGETIFANPRNAAAGSLRQLDPGITAARPLDISFYGIGEVTGMLFEKHWEVLDTLKKWGLKTSPLNRLCQGIHEVISYYKEIEDKRDSLGYEIDGVVIKVNRISLQERLGNVARSPRWAIAYKFKPRQATTRILDIQAHVGRTGILTPVAIMEPVRIGGVTVSRASLHNQDEVDRKDVRINDWVLIQRAGDVIPEVVKVITSKRTGNELKYRIPGICPACGSEVLKEDVYFRCTGINCPAQLKERIKHFASRRAMDIEGLGEKLTEQLVDKGLVKNVSDIYYLTKDQIAGLDRMADKSAGNIIDAIETSKGRELSRVIFALGIRHVGEQTGKILARSFGSIEALMAAGADDLTAVGTVGPEIAQGVVKFFNQKDNIIEVERLKGAGVKFTPAVRKKEGRLAGKVFVLTGTLRSFTRDEAKERIESLGGHVASGVSKNTDFVVAGEDPGSKARKAKELGVKLIDEVEFLNML, translated from the coding sequence ATGGATAAGATAGAAGCCGGTATTCGTGTAAATCAACTCAGAGAAGAGATCAATTACCACAACTACCTTTACTACGTCCTGGACTCCCCTGAAATATCTGATGCGGAATATGACAGGCTCATGCGTGAGCTTGTTGGTCTGGAAAAATCGTTCCCGGAATTGATTATTCCGGATTCACCTACTCAGAGGGTTGGCGCCAAACCTCTGACAGAATTTAAGCCTGTTTCACATACCATACCCATGTTGAGCCTTTCCAATACTGAAACTGAAGAAGAGACATTTGAGTTTGACAGGCGCATCAGGCGATTTTTGAATGTATCTGAAGACGAGTCAATAGAATATGTAGCAGAGACCAAACTTGACGGGCTTGCGGTTGAGGTAGTTTATGAGCATGGCCGGTTCACAGTGGGCTCTACACGTGGAGATGGTTTCACGGGAGAGGATGTGACATTAAACCTCAGGACGATAAAGACCATACCCCTTAACCTTATAAGTAAATATGAGGAAGTGCAGGAAAGGGTTGAAGTGCGGGGAGAGGTCTTTATGCGGCTGCATGATTTCAGGGAGATGAACAGGGAGAGGGAAGAAGCCGGAGAGACCATTTTTGCCAACCCGAGAAATGCCGCCGCCGGGTCGCTCCGCCAGCTTGATCCGGGGATTACGGCCGCGCGCCCGCTTGATATTTCCTTTTATGGTATTGGTGAAGTAACTGGTATGTTATTTGAGAAACATTGGGAAGTCCTCGATACCTTGAAGAAATGGGGCCTCAAGACAAGTCCGTTAAACAGGCTATGTCAGGGAATTCATGAGGTTATAAGCTATTACAAAGAGATTGAGGATAAGAGGGACTCCCTGGGATACGAGATTGATGGTGTGGTCATCAAGGTTAACAGAATCAGTCTCCAGGAACGTCTTGGGAATGTGGCGCGCAGCCCAAGGTGGGCAATTGCTTATAAATTTAAACCGAGGCAGGCCACTACAAGGATTCTTGATATTCAGGCTCATGTGGGCCGGACAGGAATTCTGACACCGGTTGCTATTATGGAACCTGTAAGGATTGGCGGCGTAACTGTGAGCAGGGCATCCCTCCATAATCAGGATGAGGTTGACAGGAAGGATGTGCGGATCAATGACTGGGTGCTGATACAGCGTGCAGGTGACGTAATACCAGAGGTAGTTAAGGTAATTACATCAAAGAGGACAGGTAATGAGCTTAAGTACAGAATTCCCGGTATCTGTCCGGCTTGTGGATCAGAGGTTTTAAAGGAGGATGTATACTTCAGGTGTACTGGAATTAATTGTCCCGCCCAGTTAAAGGAGCGAATTAAGCACTTTGCGTCAAGACGGGCAATGGATATTGAGGGATTAGGAGAAAAGCTTACAGAACAGCTTGTTGATAAAGGACTTGTAAAAAATGTCTCAGATATATATTATCTTACTAAGGATCAGATAGCCGGACTCGATAGAATGGCCGATAAGTCGGCCGGAAATATAATAGATGCCATAGAAACAAGTAAGGGGAGGGAACTTTCAAGGGTTATATTTGCCCTTGGGATCAGGCATGTAGGTGAGCAAACGGGAAAGATCCTTGCCCGAAGCTTTGGCAGTATAGAAGCTTTAATGGCTGCAGGAGCGGACGATCTTACCGCAGTGGGAACAGTCGGCCCTGAGATTGCACAGGGTGTTGTGAAGTTCTTCAATCAGAAGGACAATATAATAGAGGTTGAAAGGCTGAAGGGGGCAGGTGTAAAGTTTACCCCGGCAGTTCGGAAAAAAGAAGGAAGGCTTGCAGGTAAGGTCTTTGTGTTGACAGGGACACTGAGATCATTTACAAGGGATGAGGCGAAAGAGAGGATTGAATCTCTCGGAGGTCATGTGGCATCAGGTGTGAGTAAGAACACTGACTTCGTGGTTGCGGGAGAGGATCCCGGGTCAAAGGCCCGCAAGGCAAAGGAGCTCGGGGTAAAGTTGATAGATGAGGTGGAGTTCCTGAACATGTTATAG
- the lon gene encoding endopeptidase La: MVASNLNEKVFKNPQEEAEKGRQDIPDTMPIIPVKDTVLFPFTVIPLFITEEKSIKAVEQAMGAQRIIGVVTMKPNIEGDVGRDDLYSIGSAAVIHKMLRMPEKGMALIVQGLAKIAVKEFITEEPFLNASIEVIIEDSIKNTRIEALMRSAIAQTQKMISLAPYLPEELQVTAINLDDPVKLAYLIATIVRMPLNERQELLELESVEEKLNRIVSVLTREVELLVLGGKIQTQVQSEMSKAQREYYLREQLKAIKQELGETDERVQETNEIRDRLGEAKLPEEVMKEAERELGRLEKLPAASPEYNVIRTYLDWIMDLPWDKSTEDNLDLERAEKILNDDHYDLEKVKERIIEYLAVRKLKNDTKGPILCFVGPPGVGKTSLGQSIARALGRQFIRMSVGGMRDEAEIRGHRRTYIGALPGRIIQSIRRAGSNNPLFMIDEIDKVGSDYRGDPSSALLEVLDPEQNYSFRDHYMDLPFDLSKVMFITTANVLQTIHPALKDRMEVLNLVGYTEEEKLGIALNYLVPRQLTEHGLTNDNIEFDKGALRKIISGYTREAGVRNLEREIAAVCRKVAKKVAEGKITKVTVRVDDIHDFLGAEKTYPEVAKRTSVPGVATGLAWTETGGDILFIESTRMPGNKGFTLTGQLGDVMQESAKAALSYVRSKAKELGIAENFFDTDDIHLHVPAGAIPKDGPSAGVTMVSSLVSLLTGRPVSNDVAMTGEITLTGLVLPIGGIKEKMLAARRAGIKTVILPKRNEADLEDIPEELRKDLKFVFVETVDEVLKAALK; this comes from the coding sequence ATGGTTGCATCAAATCTAAATGAAAAGGTTTTTAAAAATCCTCAAGAAGAGGCGGAGAAAGGACGTCAGGATATACCTGATACTATGCCGATTATCCCTGTCAAAGATACTGTACTATTTCCATTTACCGTTATCCCGCTTTTTATTACAGAAGAAAAGTCCATAAAGGCAGTTGAACAGGCAATGGGCGCTCAACGTATCATCGGCGTTGTTACAATGAAGCCAAATATTGAGGGCGATGTTGGTCGTGATGACCTCTACTCTATTGGTTCTGCTGCAGTTATTCATAAGATGCTCCGGATGCCGGAAAAAGGGATGGCGTTAATAGTCCAGGGTCTTGCCAAGATAGCTGTAAAGGAATTTATCACGGAAGAGCCTTTTTTAAATGCCTCAATTGAAGTGATCATAGAAGATTCAATAAAGAACACGAGGATAGAAGCCTTGATGAGGTCGGCAATTGCGCAGACACAGAAGATGATTTCCCTCGCGCCTTACCTGCCGGAGGAATTACAGGTTACTGCTATTAACCTGGATGACCCGGTCAAGCTTGCTTATCTGATTGCAACTATCGTCAGGATGCCGCTTAATGAGCGTCAGGAACTTCTTGAACTGGAAAGTGTAGAAGAAAAGCTAAACCGTATTGTTTCTGTACTCACCAGGGAGGTCGAACTCCTTGTACTTGGCGGCAAGATACAAACACAGGTACAGAGCGAGATGTCCAAGGCCCAGCGTGAGTATTATCTCAGGGAACAGCTTAAGGCGATTAAGCAGGAACTTGGAGAGACTGACGAGAGGGTTCAGGAAACAAATGAGATAAGGGACAGGCTTGGTGAGGCCAAACTTCCGGAAGAGGTTATGAAAGAGGCTGAAAGAGAATTGGGCCGTCTTGAGAAGCTGCCTGCAGCATCGCCGGAATATAATGTTATAAGGACATACCTTGACTGGATAATGGACCTTCCCTGGGACAAGAGCACTGAGGATAATCTGGATCTCGAACGGGCAGAGAAGATCCTTAATGATGATCATTATGACTTGGAGAAGGTAAAAGAAAGGATAATTGAATATCTTGCAGTAAGAAAGCTTAAAAACGATACAAAAGGCCCTATACTCTGTTTTGTTGGTCCACCAGGTGTTGGGAAAACTTCTCTCGGGCAGTCTATAGCGAGAGCCCTTGGCAGGCAATTTATCAGGATGTCTGTAGGAGGTATGCGAGATGAAGCTGAAATCAGGGGGCATAGGCGGACTTATATCGGGGCGCTTCCGGGACGTATTATCCAGAGCATACGCAGGGCAGGGTCAAACAACCCATTGTTCATGATTGATGAGATAGATAAAGTGGGATCGGATTATCGTGGTGACCCTTCATCTGCCTTACTGGAAGTCCTGGACCCGGAACAGAATTATTCCTTCCGGGATCACTATATGGACCTCCCCTTTGATCTTTCAAAGGTAATGTTTATAACTACAGCGAATGTTCTTCAGACTATACACCCTGCCCTGAAGGACAGGATGGAGGTCCTGAACCTTGTGGGATATACGGAAGAGGAAAAGCTTGGTATAGCGTTAAACTATCTTGTGCCGCGTCAATTGACAGAGCATGGTCTCACCAATGATAATATTGAATTTGATAAGGGGGCCCTGCGCAAGATTATATCAGGATATACAAGAGAAGCTGGGGTCAGGAATCTTGAAAGAGAGATTGCTGCTGTCTGCAGAAAGGTCGCTAAAAAAGTAGCAGAAGGCAAGATTACAAAGGTTACGGTCAGGGTTGATGATATCCACGACTTTCTTGGCGCTGAAAAGACTTACCCGGAGGTAGCAAAGAGGACGTCTGTTCCTGGTGTGGCAACAGGACTTGCGTGGACTGAGACGGGAGGTGATATCCTGTTTATCGAGTCTACCAGGATGCCTGGCAACAAGGGATTTACACTAACCGGTCAATTGGGTGATGTTATGCAGGAATCGGCAAAGGCGGCACTCAGCTATGTCCGGTCAAAGGCGAAGGAACTGGGCATAGCGGAGAATTTTTTTGATACAGATGATATTCACCTTCATGTCCCGGCAGGGGCAATTCCCAAGGATGGGCCATCAGCCGGTGTAACTATGGTCTCTTCCCTGGTGTCGCTTCTGACCGGCAGACCTGTAAGCAATGACGTGGCTATGACAGGTGAAATTACATTGACAGGGCTTGTACTTCCTATCGGAGGGATCAAAGAAAAGATGCTTGCAGCCAGACGGGCGGGGATAAAGACTGTGATCCTTCCAAAGAGAAATGAAGCAGACCTGGAAGATATCCCGGAAGAACTCAGAAAGGATTTAAAGTTCGTGTTCGTAGAGACTGTGGATGAGGTGTTGAAGGCAGCGTTGAAATGA